GGGAGCTATCGCTTCTATCTTGCCGGGAAGGTCAGCAAATAATGATGTTCCTTCATCCAGTTTCACGGTCGGATAGTTGGATATTAGTTTCACGTCAGCAGGAGTCCAGGATGCAATTTCGACTGTTTCAGTAACCGTATTTCCATCCTGTTTCTCTTTCAACATGGCGAGATTGGTCTTGAAATTCTCCAGTTCCTTTTCGTAATGCACCAACAATTCTTTCCAAGTCTTATTCTTGCCGTCGTCCCCACCGATAGGAATACGACGTTGTGCGGTCTGCATACTGTTTGCGTACAAATAGTGTTCATCGGTCAATTCCACCAACTTGCGATAATGTTCCAAACTTTGCTCCATGAGAGGAATAGCCTCTTCCAGGTTCTTAATGTCTTTTCCCCATTGATAATCCAATACCAACTTCGCGGCTTTCACTTTCAGGTTGAACGCATACGCAAATTCACGATAACAATGCATATCATTCTGTAAACGTGCAAACTCATCCTTATTGGAAGATACGGAAGCGGCTGCCTTATCTATCGCCGCCACAGCCTTGTCGCCATGCTCTATCACTTGGGCAACAATATCCAAAGGCATTTCACCTGTATGAGGTTGTTTTTTCCATTCTTTCTCTACATATTCAATCAACTTCTCGCCTTCCGGTCCGCAGCTTTCATAGAATCCAGGGTAAATAGTGTATTTATAAGGATTGACAAGCTGGCTCATAAACATACCCAGCAACAATGTCTGGCGATTTCCTTCCGTGATACCAAAACGGCGGAGCAGTTTCGGAGCAATCTCCCCGCTTTCTTCATAAGCCACGCGGATATTACCTGCATTCTCGTCAGATGTTCCGTAGAACTTGCCTAACTGTTGGTTCCAATAACCGACTTCATCTGTACGGTCACGATGGCAATTCCATGCATAGCGTCCCCATGTCTGATACCAAATCCAGTCACGGTCTAATTGGAACTCACGTTCACCATTTGGCAGTTTGTCGGCAGTATAAGGCCAGTCCCAATAAGAAGCCTGCGGATAAAGATGCAAAGCATTGGCGCCATGTACATTGTGCATTGCCTGCACCGCTTTTTGGACGAAATCAGGAGAACCCCAACGGAACGGTTCCAAGTTTGCCAAGATATGTACATTGCTGATATGGATAGAGCCCAAAGAACTCAAATCCGTATGAATCTTCGACCAGGGACCGCGTGGCTCATACGTTGTCAGAGACTCGCCGTTGTACTTATGCATTGTATAAAGATTCTTATATATCGGCAACGCAGCATCCATTACCAACTTACAATCTGTATCGTGTGCACGCAGCAAGAGAGGCGGTTCGTCCGTACGTCCCAATGCCTGCAATCCGTCTTTTACTCCCGGAATAATCGTCTTGGTAAACCATTCCACGTCATCCTCTACCGTACACATCGCTTCACCCAGGCAAACCAATAATCCCACATTCGGATACTTCTCGATAAAGGCGGCAATACTCTTACGGGTATAATCAGCAATCAGCGGAGTGATAGGACGGTTACGATCTTGGGTTTTCAGTCCGTAATGTTCCGCAAACGGTTTAGAAAGAATAATATTATAGAACATCTGAATGACGAAAATACCACGCTTATCCGCTTCTTCTGTAAGGAAAGAGAACATCTCCTCATTTTTCTTGAATGTTTCCTCGTCCACTTCCAGTGCAAACGGATAATCTTCCAGTTTCACCAATGACGCAAACGGGTGTCCGTTCCAGAGATACAGGGAATTCATACGGTTGGCAACCAGCATATCCAAGTATTTAATCCATTGTTCCTTATCATAAAACCACGGGAAACTCTCGGGAGTATAGGGATATTCATAAACACCGTGTCCCGGCAGATAAGTCATTTTCTGCAAACCCACACAAGCACCGCGAAGTACCATTTCCGGACCATCCTTCAACTCTTCCGGGAAGTCCAGTTTTCCTTCCGAATCATTCACACGGTCTATCAGTTCACGGCATCCGTAGATTACGCCGCTGCCATCCCTGCCGGAGACTTTAGTAAGATTGCCGGCAGTCGTAATATGAAAACCCTCTTTTTTCAGAGTGGTATCATTCACTTCTGTCAGCAGGATTGTCTTTATTTCCGGGTCGGAGAATGTGGTGTCCCCCTGTTGCATCATTACCTGATAACCGGCTTTATCCAGGGTAGTCTGTAACTGTTCCGCACCGAACAGGACGCGGTTCGACGCATCCGGCGGAGTCATAATTTTCACAGTTTGCTTGCCACACGCTGTCAATAGTAGTGCGCATGCCGCAAACATGAATAATTTGGTATTCTTCATTCTTCTGATATATATTATTAATTATATAAATTCAGTTCTTCTCTAAGAGAAAGACGAAATAACCGCTTGTTTGTACTCATTCGCCCATTATTCCACTATTCAATACCATATTACCGTTAATTAACTTGTGACAGTATGTAATTCCCTCATTCTTTAAAAGTTATACTTATATCCTGAACACACTGGATGACATGCTTGCGGAAGTCTAGGAATAACACAGTCTGTTGGTATCATGCTACGGACTGAATTTTATCGTATATTTGCATATTATTATTCTCACAATTATGCAAATATATATAGAAACACCCCGCTTGATTCTCCGTGATTGGAAAGAGGAAGATATTCCGGCATTCGCCCATATGAATGCCGACCCTCATGTAATGGAATTTTTTCTCAATCCGTTAACTGCGGAAGAGACGTTTGCTTTTTACCAACGTATTCAAAAGGAATTTCAAACCTATGGTTTCGGACTGTATGCCGTTGAGCGTAAAGAAGACCATGCGTTTATGGGATATACCGGGTTACACCAGATTACATTTGATGTAGACTTTGCGCCGGGAGTAGAAATCGGCTGGCGACTGGGACATGAATATTGGGGACATGGCTACGCTCCTGAAGCTGCAAGTGCTTGTATGGAATACACTCGTAAGCAATTGGATATTAAAGAGCTATATTCGTTTACATCTTTACCAAACCTCCGTTCGGAACGTGTAATGCAGAAGATAGGCATGGAACGTATGAAAGAGTTCGACCACCCGCTTGTTCCTGCTGACCATCCACTGTGCAGACATGTAGTTTATCATATGAATTTAAGGTAAAAGATGAGGGCTGTGAGGGGTAAAAAGAAAAGTCCTTCCGGATTTTATTTTCAGAAGGACTTGTATCAATAGTTTCAGTTCCGTGGCAATTCGTTAGAAACAATCTTTTGTGATAGTGACGGTATACTGTCCACATAGTGACGCTATACTTACTGGATACCGTCACTATCACAAAAGGATAGCGTCACTATATTTTTTGCAATCTAGTAAAGTTCCTGATTCACCAATTCGTCAAAGAGCTTTGCATATTTTTCTGCGACTGCTTCTGCAAACTTCCTGCCTTTTTCCGCGGAAGCTCCACGCGGGTCACCCACACCGGTATCTTTGGATACCTTTCCCCAGTTTCTGGGAATCCATGCTACTTTTTCATTCAAAGACTGTACGGCAAAGGTTTTATATTCTCCATTCCCTGCTTCTTCAAGATTGACCAGTTCGGGGTGATAGTGCATCATTACCGATGTCTCGACTTCATCTGCATGGTCACCCGGATTTTCAAAATAGTCTTTTGCCTTTAATACAGTGTACCATTCGCTGGATGCTATCAAGAAATCAGGATAGTCTACCGACA
This portion of the Bacteroides acidifaciens genome encodes:
- a CDS encoding GNAT family N-acetyltransferase encodes the protein MQIYIETPRLILRDWKEEDIPAFAHMNADPHVMEFFLNPLTAEETFAFYQRIQKEFQTYGFGLYAVERKEDHAFMGYTGLHQITFDVDFAPGVEIGWRLGHEYWGHGYAPEAASACMEYTRKQLDIKELYSFTSLPNLRSERVMQKIGMERMKEFDHPLVPADHPLCRHVVYHMNLR